taaaaggTTCTCAGTGCTATTGGATGAAGGTgagaatatatttattaatttatgaatcaTGCAAATATAAGCTTAATTAGGATAAAACCACATTTGTTTAATAATACACTTCAACCCATCTCAACCAAGCTATAATGAACTTAGGGCCCTTTTTTTCTACGAAAAATACTATtagtacacctttgtgtatatcttgaattatataaaagtgtatcaatgataaaaaaaagtcTCTCGTGAGGCGCATGGTGACGagggatattttgatcataaaaTCTCTTTGTGTAACCTATgatatacaaaaatgatgtacaagtaacataattctttttttacTTCCTTCGTATGTAAATGTATgcatttacacacacacacacactcacgtatgcataaaaatgttttgaattgaAAAATGACAATTTGTTAGTGTTGggcaaataaaaaaatgactttaTGAATTTAGAATTGAAAATCATTTTCTCTTATTAAGTATgagaaataaaatcattttctccaattgagtataaaatatttctcatacaaaatatttgttttcatgtttttgacatccaaaaattgaaaaatacataaaaatgtttattaaaaatattttcacttgaAAACCAAAAAATTGACTTCGCATTACACAACAGATCGTGCCCTATTCACTCGCATCACAGGCGATGGgtatataaacaaaatgaaTCTTAATCACAAAATGATTACTTTTGTTTTGTTGCATAAAAGTTTTGTAAAGGTGTCATTTTTTAGTGGCTATTTGCAAATAAATGATCACCGTATGTTAGTTCTGCACTTGTCCATACAGGCAAGTTCTTGAGCCGCCAAACATGGGGTGGAAAACGAACACCAAGGCGGCATCAATTGGTACACAAACAGCTTAAAACACTTTTGTGGCATGGTCTCTTTGATACTACATTCTGAAACCATAATGAAAtcatcaacaaaaaaaatatataactctACAAACTACCGATTGCAGTTTATATCCCGAGCCACTGAAGCAGGCCAAGTTGGATGATCAAACACGAGTTATTATCAAAGCCGTGTGGTTGGACGATAAAAGCCTGGATTTTACGGAAGCTCTTCGATCCGAATAGACGACTCCTAACCAGAAGGAATGCAGCTAATAGCAATGAAAACAATTACTCACGAGAGCTGTGGCAGAAGAACCATTTGGTACATGTGACTGTcgatcattcttcttcttcagatgaAAATAGCTCTCAGCTGATATAGGGAGGGTCAACGAAGGCCCACGCGAACACTTGCTCGTACTGAGCTGCAGCATTGTTCCAGGTGCAATCCCTCTCCATACCTCTCCTCATCAACCCCTCCCAAGACGACTTGTATTCTCTGTAAGTCCGGATGGCATTCCCCAGTGCCTGTCAAAATTCGGCAACATCAAGTTTTAAAAATACAGCAAGAACGGATTAACAAAACAAAAGGACCGATCTCTGACAACATGCCAAAGACTAACAGCTGATAGTTTTAGTTTGTTGTGGGGGTGATGATCCGTCATATTTACAGAAAGTGGCAATCAATGTTGAGGATTGCACTTATCCATCAGACGTCTGAACTTTCTCGAGTTATGCCAATCAGCATTGCATCTTTCCAAGAGATGCGGCAGATGGAGGAAGTGGGGGGTGTGAAGCTAATATTTAAGTTCATTTTGCGACTATCAAggcatataattatatttactaatcttcagaatcacaaaaaaataaataaatcacaaatccacacatttattttgaatactATCAGTCAAGTGAACAAAACAACAAACCAAGTAGAAATTGACTCTGGTTAAGATATTTAAGAGGGTGCATAGATTGTAAGATGTTTTTTCAACAGAATTGAACATACCGCCAACATACTCTCTCGTGATAAAGGAGAAAAAGCCCACCTGTTGAAATCATTCGCCAAACATGTTAGATTCTTTAAGGGGCAACTGATTAACAAATGTGAAAAGGCAAATGGTCTAGAGAAGACCAAACTATTGCTTCCCAGCATGGTAAAAGAATCTTGCACAAGATAAGTATATGGGTCACCGAGGCATCAAGTTGGCTTTGCACTACATGCAACATGTGAAAACAGGCCAGAGAAGATGAGAAACTTTCATCAAGTAAAACTTGAACATTCACAGTTTTAACAGATAACCAAACAATGACCCCCTAAAAGAAAACCGTAAGAAAGACAGGGAAACACAATGATCTCGTTTAAGTACTAATGTTGGCCCTGAGcaatatatgtacatacattCAAGCAATAAGATAACTTCCCTTGTACAGCTTGATTTCAAATCTGAGACATTGAACACCATAATTGGATTGGTGTCAGGGCCTGTGTCAAATTATACAGGATGAATTACTAAACAGGTAGCCTTACAGATTAAATGCATACCCAGTTCCTTGGCCACAGCCTTCTTGAGCAAATGGATTGAAATTCTCTACTGTATCCTGTGATAAATAGCGAAAGCTACTTTAATATGCAGGAATATGTTTAAAAGAATGGTTTCCATTATCATGGAAGTAGACTTACTCTAAGTCCACCAGTGGCATGAACCACAGGCACAGTTCCGTATCTCATTGCATACAATTGGTTTAGACCACAAGGTTCAAATCTTGATGGCATCAGTAGTATATCACAGCTGCACATGTTCAGACTTCAGCAAGTCAGCTTCAAGATTCATTTGATCAATCAACATATAAAAACTGGAGTTCTGATTACCCTGCTGTAATTCTGTGAGAAATCGGAACATTAAATCCAACCCAGCCACGGAATTTGTCTTTATAAGATGACTCTGTTACTCTCATCCAGTCTTCATATTGTTTTTCCCCAGATCCAAGCATGACCTGAAATAAGCCAGAATTCAATCATAATTGGAGAATGGAGAACATCTTTTACATGTTTCTGGCTAACATTGTACTTATCAATCCATAAATGTTAGATGTCTATTTCCTATTCTCATCCCTGATTGTCCTTTCAGCGAAATATGAATTTGTATAAATAGTAGCATACAAAGATTATTCAATTTAGCCATTTCCCTCTAAATGATGAAGTGGACAGGTTTTAAGCAGATAAGATACTCAGGTCACATTTTTTCCAACAACTTAAGCTTCTCGAGCAATCCACAACTAATACTCAAGATttcaggaaaagaaaagaaatagaaattcACACCCACATggaaaaaacaataaaagataaACTCGAATTTCTAAATAGGTAAAAGTTTAAACTGAGAAACATTCTGTTAACATAATAAGAATGCTAGATTAGATGTTATTCTTTCTTGAATATGTAAACAAtcaaaaaatgggaaaaataatagtataattaattatactaaGTACTTACAAACTGGACATCCTCGTCCATAAGTTCTGGAGCTGCTGATAGGATTATATCAATGCCTTTCTGGTAGTCCAGTCTCCCAATAAATCCAATCTAATACAAAGTTACTCAAATTAATTGAAGTACAAAAAGAGCAACTATCCCAAATTATTTTGACTTGCTCTCACCAATGGACAATCAGGCCTAGTGGGAAGGCCTAATTCCTTTTGCAATTCTATCTTGCACTGAACCTGCAGATTATAAGTACTCAGGGTCAGAGGagcaatttcaaaataaacaaattctAGAAATAGAAAGCCACCTTTCCGGAGAGGTCATCAACAGAGAAATGTGAAGCAATGTGCTCATCCTTAGATGGGTCCCATTCAGCATCATCAACGCCATTTGTGATCCCTGCTTATATCCAAAAAATTCACTCATGAAGTTTGATTTAAAGAACAAATATTGGTCCATACACAGCACAACATGGATAACTACTTCTTGTTAACAGACAGAACTATGAATTAGATTAAATATATGCACATCCGGGTTGTGTCCTTTTAGCCTGAAGTACCTACAGAAATCCAACAGTATGTGCACCCACATGACTGACAATTGACAGATAGAGCACTATACTCTCTTCAACAAATCCTTGTAAAGAAGTAGAAAAGATGACGATGAGAGAGTTCCAACCAAAATGGGAAACAGCTTTGCTGGCTATTTCCTATTCAGTAAACTTGAAATCTTAAAAGCTAAATGAAAATGTGAGATCCGGGTACCAAAAGGTTCCTGTTGGGAACTTCTATAAATATCTGTACAGCAATGCTCCTCTACTATGGAATTAGAATGCCTCCCTAAATATCCAAAAATTGCCAATTCCAAAATGGAAGTGAAAGAAAGAGTATACTTCTGAAGGTTTGAGCAACAAAATCAACCTTTTTGTAACAATTCTAGAAAAGCAGACTTCCAATTAAAGCCTCCCTGGACCATTTCATTGTGGACGTCACAGTTCTTAGATAAGTAAATTGTAACCAAAGCCAAAAAGGAAACTTGAATATGCAAACGTTTTTGAAGATTATAGCAACAAATGCACCCTCTCTGACAATTTTTAGACAAGAAGATTCCTAATTTATGCCTCTCTGGACCCTCTTCTGTGGGCTTCACAATTCTTATTGTCTAGTCTCTTGATATAGAATATGATCTAAAATCAAACATGATGTTACAGGAAGACATCCCATATTAACAAGGGAAAGCTGTTGAAATGCATAGAAGGGGGCACCTACAGATGGACCTCAAACAATAATGACTCTTCAAGCAATGATCTTTATGAGGGACTTGGGCAATGTAAACTGGACTAACAACACTTTGATTGAAAGGCCAAATCATTCACACGGTATTACAGAAAGTATACAGGAAGATAATTGAACAAGTTTGAGAATTAGCAGATGATGGATGCCTGGTGCTATGCCTTGGTTCCCTGGGAACAATTCAGCCATTATTTCAGGAATCAACCATGAAAAGTATAGTCCACACTTGTCAcaatcatttctttctcatgtGTTTTATATTTCTTCAAACCATAAACACAACTTCATGGTCGAAGTACTTGAAATTCAGACAAAAATAAACCTTATCAAAGTTAAAGCCCTTGGACAGGCATGAAAATATCTAAAACTACTCCCTCAACTATTTGCTATGCTCATCCAAAAGTACTTAATAGAAGTATCAGCAAATGGAAAGATCAAAGGTGTACCATTCAGGACACTCTTTCGACTACTTAAGAGCTCATGTAGACCATATCCACCTTCGACTGTTGTTATTTCCCAAGAATATCCCTGTCAGAACAGGACAAAGTTTCAACATTGGAATAGTTACGgagaaaatgaaatataaagtaATTGTTTGGTAGGCAAATGTGAATGCATTGAAACCATGATtgcatttcttctctttctacTTAATTAACATCAAttcaagtcttaatcccactaggtaggTTCGGCAACATGAATCCTATCTAGCCaattatttctatctatggtCATATTTCTTGTAAGGCCCTTATATACTTTCTAAAAATCTCCAACCAAGTTTTTCTTAGCCTCCTCTATCTCTTTTGCTAAAAATTTGTTCCATTCTATCAATTCTTCCTTTCATGGCCCTTTATTAGGCTTATTCTTACACAATAAAACTATCTTAATCATGTCACAAACATTTTATCTTCAACAGAAgccactccaaccttattaagaataacctcatttttaaaGTTATCTTTTTTTGTACAGCCACACATCCATCAGGGCATCCTCATCTCTATTACGCTTATATTTTAGACCTGTTGGTATTTCATTGCCCAAAATTTAACGCCATACAACAAAGTTGGTCTTATAGCCTTCtttctattcaattaaaaatatctttaaaacaaTACTAAAAATTAGTAGGAGCATCCTGCATTTTGTGCACAGTAAAATCCCAACaagtaacaacaacaacaatcacaagtcttAATCTCGCTAGGCGCGATCAACTACGTGAATATTATCTCTCTAGCAATCTCCatccatgaccatatcttcCATTAGGCAAAATCCCATTAAAGCCAAAAGAAAAACTTTATCAGATGACCATAAGGATAACGTTGTTGTGTGGCATTGGGAATATGAGCATAAAGGAGATGAGAATGTTACGAAAAATATGGATCCTATAAAAGGAGGTCATAAGCCACAACGTTGGACTAGCTCTTATTGATAATAAGATATGCGAGACATgcttaagaatttaaaataatttggtaATGTAAAAGAACCACATAGTAGGATttaggcttgatatgttgttatataAGAACAAGATAGGTtgataaaagaattaaaatagttcttatcaagagagggagagaataacaagaagaacaatatatcaagcctttaCCTAccatgtggggttggctacatgagtTCTAGCTCGCAAGTCATCCTTTATAATGGCCTTACAAACGATATGGCTAAATATAGAGATTATTTCGAGCTAGGATCCATGCAATTGGCACTTAAGGCTTGATGTGTAGTAAAATTTGCAGTCCTAATTCCTAATGTTGGCTGCTGGCAACTGATTAGTAAAACCTTGTAGCTGATCACTAGACAATATCACATATTTCatcaataaagaaaatttcaaggaGAAATGGAATGCTTAACATTCATGACCTGGCTAACTGTCAGAATGCGATCAGATGTGACGATTGCGCCTTTCAAAATATTTACAGCTTTGCCAGTGTCGAGTGCGTGTGTTCTTGCCCATGTTGGGAATACCCATTCTAATGCTCCATACCATTCAAGTGGAAGCCCCAAATTCTTGTAGGTTACAGCAGGCTCCACCCCCTTGCGCAGACAAGAGCAAGAATCTTTTAGAATGTCATTAGGGTCTCATATTTCTTCAATACCAAAATTGGAATAGCTTCAATTTAGCCCTTTctcatgcatgcatatattaGTTCCAAAATTTCCCAGATATTTCAGACATGCAGCTGCGAGTTCATAATTTGATTTCCCCATAATGCTtacagtaatttttttaaaaagtattatatatcaaaaaagaagaaatatagtAATTGCTGCcataatttgattaataaatcaaaactgTGTATTGTAAACTCCTAAAAACTTTCCCATTTACTTCTCTTTGAGAAAACATGTACCTGATGGGCAAGATTATGTATTATGGTGATACTTCGAGCATCCTTATACACTCCATATGGACGATACTTGGCAGCCAAAAGTCTGGGAGAAAATATGAAAGGTAACTAATATAGATCCCAGAGAACACACAAGAATCAATCTGCAGTAAAGACATGAGTAGCAACTAAATCAAGTAGCAATTCCTTCATCTAGACCAATTAACAGAAATAGAAGAAGGTTCTCATCTAGTTGTACTCCAGCATAGTGCATTTCTTTCTCTGAAAGGTCTAAGCAGGGTTCTTTTGGTAATTGAGTTATAAGAATGTCATTAGCCATATAGATTAGACCTTTTCAAAGGGAATACAGATAACTAGCTAGCTGAGAGGCGCCTTCACCAAAGAATAGAGAGACAGGAAACTATTCCATATTGAAACAAGAATAAAAGACAACTGTAAAATTGACAGAACAAAGAAAGATGGCGAAGCACAATATGACTAGTTGATAAAGAAGAAAATCTGAGACAATGAGATAGAATCTCAAAAGGTAATCACTCTGTAACAggcaagaagaaagaaaacaaaattatagcAGAAAGAAACACATGAacaaacattattttaatttctttgggGAAAAGAGGGGGTTTAAAGAGAATCTAAACAAAAAGTGAAGAAATGTAACGAGTAGAAAGCAAATCACATACACTGGAACAAGGCCAGCATGCCAATCATTGGCAAGGAACAAGCATTTCTCTCCATAAGTGAACCCTCCCAGTGGAAGCACTAAGGGAGCTTCACAAGCTGCGTGACAAAGTAAAGTGAACCGGAACTGCTTGACCAAAAATGGaagagaaaataaacaaaagaaaagcaaaattaaaattgttaataaataaaacaatttcaCTGTTACTTCATCAAATTCACCTTAACAATGAGAAAGTTCTAAAAGCATACCTGATTATCAGCAAAGGCACCAAAAATATCACCATAAGGATTTCCAGGACGGTGGTATGAAGGATGGTCCACAAAGACCTAAAACCAGGACAAGGATTCGTTAtgataacaaatattaaaatataacaaacaGTACAGGGCAAAATACTAGGGTAAGATGTAGGAATGTTAACCCATGGGTCAAATTAGACACAAAGGTAATGAGATAAAGAAGGGGAAATTTTTCTCTTACCCAATCAACACCTGACCTATACTCATGGAAGAATGAAACCTCTTGAGCCCCTCCAAAGCAATAGACTTGGATCTGACAACCAACATCAGAAACACCAGCAAATTTTTTATCTGATGGGCCACCATGCAAGTATCTAGGAGAGACCACCATAACACGATGTCCACGAGCAGCAAGTGCTATAGGCATAGAACCACAAACATCTCCCAGGCCTCCTGTCTTTGAATAAGGTGCAGCTTCAGAAGTAATGAAAACAATATTATAAGTTGTTTTGGTTGGGATTGTCTCTTCTCCTTCAATCTCCTGAATCATTTCTATTCTTTCTGCAGCAACTTTGTCTGAAGAGTTGATCACTTTGCAGTCGCCTGTTACTTAAGTGCACAATAATTATTATCAgagcacacacacaaaaaagaaaaaaaaaataaaaaaactaccACTCACAAAATTAAGTAGCTGGATGCTTAAACAACATTAATGCTTCAATTTGGAAACCGCTAtagaagaagtaaaaaaaaaaaaagattaagggCATCAAGGGTTTTAAAATCCATCATAAATTCAGTTCTacaaataaaaatcaagaataTGTTATAGGAACATATGGAAATAGGTGATGGATCATTGATTGGTTGAAGATTGGTAAACACAAAGCAGAAACTATACAATCGATATTTGTAATGACAATGATCCTACCTAAGTTAAGACCCTATTGGCCCCACCCCATACAACAAACATCAAATATTGGCAATTACCCACCAAGTACCTCTTTCAGTTAAGCCAGGGATTCGCCAGTTGAGGCTTGGACACAGAATGTCCATTTCTACTCATCTCAAGTTCCAATTCCACCTCACAAGGTGGATGGAAGTTAAAAAGAAGATATTACATTGTAAATGTCATGtggaaagaaaaaggataatagaaaatattatatttccACCTTGTTTTAATAACTTTGCACTGAACGGCCTTAGAAGAAGAAATCTCACTGGACCAGGGTATTGTTTAATGTGGAACAACATTTAGCACATGCAGGGGAGCAAAAGGTGGGAGCATATTTGATCAACCTTAAGATATCTTACCTCAATTATTTACAGACTCAACAACTTTAACACATTATGAGTTCACTTGGTAAATGCAAAAGATCCAGGGCTTCTAAGAATTTGCAAGGCTAATGCTTTGGAAACCAGCATGGAAACTTCTGAGATAAGTAGGGCAAAGTGGTCTTTCCGTAGCTCCAAAAATAATAGATATTCCCATCCTTTTTTCTGACACCGCAGCACATAAATGAACCATGGCTCCAGAATAATAGGTCTTTCCATCCTAACTGTCAATCTGGTTACCTATTTAGTTTTCATTACCTTCTTAACTAGGCCTAATCACAACATAACAGGTGAGTGTCAAGACCTTCAGGACACAATTGTATAAGCTATCAAATTAAGATTTCCAGTAAACATTCGTAGATTAAGATCATAAAAGAGGGAAGACCCCGTGGAGTACAATAAACGGACTATAGGAACTGCTAATAACATGTGCAATCTAATAATTAGCAACCTGGCTGGTAATAGAATTACCAAGAATCAGCCTCGCAAACTCACTATAATCACCCAACCAGCTTAATACAATAAcgaataacaaatttatttttctcacattACTTGGGTAAATCTTAACCGAGGCTTTACATTCGTTCCATAGTAGCTCTGCGGTGATCAGTAATTGAAGCAAGTTGGTTTGGCAAAATATTTATTCCTGATACCGCCAACTGTAGGTTTGCCTTTCTGGCATTTCCAATCACATTTGTAACCCCAATGACAgcagtaaaataaataaaattgttagaATAAACGTGACTCTCATGACAATGAATATTTTATTgcttttgaataaattaattatatgactATTTATAGTCTATAGAGAGACTGAAAATATCCAAATCTCTCAACAGAATTCAAAATATcctaattttaacaaaaataaaataaaaacttgctTCGTACTGTACAACAGCATCGAATATATAATTCCAATGGATCGGAAACAGTATGAATCAAAAGGAACATACCAGATGGTTGAATCAAGTGGAAGCCAACAATCGAGCCAGAGCCATCGCGCTCTGTGCCGAGCAGAAGGCCATCCTTATTGTCTTCCTTAGTGGAAGACGCGTCTCGTGAGGCCGGAAGGCCGCCTCGGCTTTCATCAGTTACTGATCTTCGGAGCGTGAGGGAACCGAGTTTGGTTCGTCTCTGGCTCCAAAGGGGCAGGAATCCCGATGGATGGATGACAGACGATTTCAAGTGACGAGTCCGAATACGAGGAGGCAGAGTGGAAGAAGAGCTCCGCAGACTCTCCATCCTCGAAAGGAGAGGAGGGGAATGGAATGGAGTTGAAGATAGGGAGAGTTCAGTCCAAGGACGTAAAGGATCGAGAACTGAGCAAAAAAGAACGGAAAATgtggaaaaagaagaggaagaagagagaggggaATGGAGAGCCTCATAGCCTGACGAGATCATGAAATTGAAAGCGCGAGATGCGAGAAGAGATCTAGCACGACGACGTTTACTCCTCTGCTGCCCATGCACAGCCGCCTCCAGCTAATTGAGTGCCTCTAgctttaatataaataatttaattaatattttcactttcttcttgttttaaattacatacatttcaCGTTCCGTCATTTGATTATCTTATTTATCATTcgacattttgatttttttagttaaataattgttgaaattatttgaatttgagtCTTAACTCTTTcaactttataaataaaatatattgtttttaaataacataatttaaaataatattaattaagataaatagACTTAACTTTAACATTCTCTAAAGTTTAACTCCTCCTTCTCATACActtcttgaattttaaaattcgCTTGATTAGTTcttgaacttttaaaaattattcatgaTACCCCTGCTAAAGTCCAAGAGTATAATTTATAAAGTGTCGTTgctaattttcaaaaattgaaagattaactt
This genomic stretch from Diospyros lotus cultivar Yz01 chromosome 1, ASM1463336v1, whole genome shotgun sequence harbors:
- the LOC127788788 gene encoding soluble starch synthase 1, chloroplastic/amyloplastic; the encoded protein is MISSGYEALHSPLSSSSSFSTFSVLFCSVLDPLRPWTELSLSSTPFHSPPLLSRMESLRSSSSTLPPRIRTRHLKSSVIHPSGFLPLWSQRRTKLGSLTLRRSVTDESRGGLPASRDASSTKEDNKDGLLLGTERDGSGSIVGFHLIQPSGDCKVINSSDKVAAERIEMIQEIEGEETIPTKTTYNIVFITSEAAPYSKTGGLGDVCGSMPIALAARGHRVMVVSPRYLHGGPSDKKFAGVSDVGCQIQVYCFGGAQEVSFFHEYRSGVDWVFVDHPSYHRPGNPYGDIFGAFADNQFRFTLLCHAACEAPLVLPLGGFTYGEKCLFLANDWHAGLVPVLLAAKYRPYGVYKDARSITIIHNLAHQGVEPAVTYKNLGLPLEWYGALEWVFPTWARTHALDTGKAVNILKGAIVTSDRILTVSQGYSWEITTVEGGYGLHELLSSRKSVLNGITNGVDDAEWDPSKDEHIASHFSVDDLSGKVQCKIELQKELGLPTRPDCPLIGFIGRLDYQKGIDIILSAAPELMDEDVQFVMLGSGEKQYEDWMRVTESSYKDKFRGWVGFNVPISHRITAGCDILLMPSRFEPCGLNQLYAMRYGTVPVVHATGGLRDTVENFNPFAQEGCGQGTGWAFSPLSRESMLAALGNAIRTYREYKSSWEGLMRRGMERDCTWNNAAAQYEQVFAWAFVDPPYIS